CGTCCTCGTCGTGGCCTCGACCATTGGGTTCGCACCGTTTCACCACGCGCTGTTGGGAACGACCGAAGTGCTCGCCGCGATGTTCCTCGGACAGGGCGTCACGCTCGGACAGTTCGCCCACTTTCTCACGTGGACGACGCTCGGCAACGCCGTCGGCGGCGGCGTCTTCGTCGCGATACTCAACTACGGCCACGTCGCGCTCGCTGGCGACGACGTAGACGTCGATTTCGAGGCCGGGGCGACCAGCGGCTTCGGCGACGACACGACGGAGGAACCGTGAGCAGGTCGGGCGCAGTCGCCTCAGACGGCGGACTCGGGTAACCGAAACGCTTTCACAGCGCCCCCCTGATGGGCAACCAATGCGGAAAAGCGGCCCACCGAAAGGCCTCATCTCGTATCTCGTCCTGGAGTTACTCGGCGAACGACCTCGATACGGCTACGAGATTCTCAAAGAGATTCGCGAGATAAGCGGCGGCCACTGGGAGCCGTCGTACGGCTCGGTCTACCCCATCCTCTACAAGTTCGAAGAGAAAGGATGGGCCGAGCGGGTCGAACGCGAGGACGAACCCGACCGGAAATACTTCGCGCTGACCGACAGCGGCCGCGAGGAACTTCGCGAAAAGCGGGTCGAAACCGGCGGCAAAGCCGAGGAGTTCGCCGACATCATCCTCGGATTCTACCACGTCTACGTCGCCTTCGCCACCGACGGCCGCTTCGACGTGGCGAGTCCCGAGGAAGCGTGGCGGTTCGA
This genomic stretch from Haloprofundus salilacus harbors:
- a CDS encoding PadR family transcriptional regulator, which codes for MRKSGPPKGLISYLVLELLGERPRYGYEILKEIREISGGHWEPSYGSVYPILYKFEEKGWAERVEREDEPDRKYFALTDSGREELREKRVETGGKAEEFADIILGFYHVYVAFATDGRFDVASPEEAWRFDETFSSWIIEQLIRHHERDFGPFEPIADSPEEFYDRHGIEFDS